Proteins encoded by one window of Acuticoccus sp. MNP-M23:
- a CDS encoding ABC transporter ATP-binding protein, which yields MVSLTLENIGARYGRTPVVDGVTTPPLTGGTLTAVIGPNAAGKSSLFRRVAGLVKGPGVVHLSAEAEGRVAYMPQDTGANAVLTVYESILLAAKQGAGWRVADTELARIDDLLAALKIEDLAFRNLGALSGGQRQLVAVAQALVRDPRVLLMDEPTSALDLNRQIEVLSFMKDIAARRGMAVLIALHDLNHALRYCETAMVVANGRLLACGPTREIVTAELLRDVWRVDARIEHCSRGMPVIIVDGPV from the coding sequence ATGGTGAGCCTCACACTCGAAAACATCGGTGCACGCTATGGCCGTACCCCGGTCGTCGACGGTGTCACCACCCCTCCCCTCACCGGCGGAACGCTGACGGCCGTGATCGGCCCCAACGCTGCCGGCAAGTCGAGCCTCTTCCGCCGCGTTGCGGGGCTGGTGAAGGGGCCGGGCGTCGTCCACCTCTCCGCCGAGGCGGAAGGCCGCGTCGCCTACATGCCGCAGGACACCGGCGCCAATGCGGTGCTGACGGTGTACGAATCGATCCTGCTTGCGGCCAAGCAGGGTGCGGGCTGGCGTGTCGCCGACACCGAGCTTGCGCGGATCGACGACCTTCTGGCGGCGCTCAAGATCGAGGACCTCGCGTTCCGCAACCTCGGCGCCCTCTCCGGCGGGCAGCGCCAGCTGGTGGCGGTGGCGCAGGCGCTGGTGCGCGACCCGCGCGTGCTTCTGATGGACGAGCCCACCTCCGCGCTCGACCTCAACCGCCAGATCGAGGTCCTGTCCTTCATGAAGGACATTGCCGCCCGCCGCGGCATGGCCGTGCTGATTGCGCTGCACGACCTCAACCATGCGCTGCGCTACTGCGAAACCGCGATGGTGGTTGCGAACGGCCGCCTGCTCGCCTGCGGCCCCACGCGCGAAATCGTCACCGCCGAACTGCTGCGCGACGTGTGGCGCGTGGATGCCCGCATCGAGCACTGCTCGCGCGGGATGCCCGTCATCATCGTCGACGGGCCGGTCTGA